In Daphnia pulicaria isolate SC F1-1A chromosome 5, SC_F0-13Bv2, whole genome shotgun sequence, a single genomic region encodes these proteins:
- the LOC124340782 gene encoding collagen alpha-1(V) chain-like: protein MGSGSRSAGRDPWPTLASIAAIICWISWIPLTVHSALPPDAADLLEAVGISQLPLGVVNTTGICDQRAKSIQDGVPVYGRADQAYRLTQRAVLTVSTAQVFQEGFPDDLSIVATLRPAQGINSVLFAVYNDAGDEQLVVSVGKTVSLTYQEGDDEGNRSPPIQVDFGVRMNDGKWHRLGISIKGNVVTLIKDCEQQVTRPLPRQGLKLSSSGIILIGQQLLDESFYSGDLQQLILVPSPESAYEVCKQFMPDCSKPIGKFGESSQNGASSSNTKRQLPLSVTASAGAETLVYAQAPNGSFVENEGSGDGVGIGGNNGGNYYLPGPPGPRGYAGPQGPLGPRGQKGEPGRDGLNGNFGIQGPPGHVFMIPLSLQGNEKGPDAQAEQFRQMLSQHMMAMQGSPGPQGMTGIHGPTGPPGSEGQKGEPGDTGEPGPRGLRGMMGLPGREGKRGRPGRDGERGSTGPPGVKGEQGNQGLLGLPGEKGDRGEVGNPGDVGQPGHDGQQGEDGAAGLPGMPGEMGPRGFPGQRGFPGLPGPPGIPGSEGITGPKGNTGPSGGPGAPGQTGPNGPIGPPGPQGVLGPPGTAGPRGKPGLPGLPGADGLPGPSGNPGTPGSKGDTGSTGAQGPVGFPGVRGPKGDQGARGPLGEKGDKGDKGHDGEKGDVGQKGERGPQGLQGTAGLEGPEGPKGFEGPRGEAGPPGPTGEKGKLGVPGFPGYPGPPGEKGDKGTPGRPGTPGDKGDRGNTGTPGERGEQGPRGFRGSRGRTGKQGVTGPKGDTGQPGPPGTIGERGLPGAEGVRGLTGQQGLPGIHGKDGVAGPPGERGPPGQPGADGPIGAPGVVGLPGQTGEGGPTGEPGEAGPPGAPGEPGHSGDAGKEGPQGPPGPQGKQGPIGPSGLPGFPGERGLAGLPGMPGLKGEMGPVGPAGPAGDKGQQGESGKEGPPGPEGRAGQQGAVGPSGAKGDTGDPGIPGPTGRDGLPGQRGLPGPPGPMGPPGEDGDKGEPGKPGEKGFKGGKGDAGPPGPNGNPGLRGEVGPIGPPGERGPPGDIGRRGGKGEDGPQGPGGPPGPIGNQGLPGPGGTKGEKGDFGQKGPVGPPGTPGEQGATGTKGVQGLPGATGPEGPQGPKGETGNTGPPGPPGQDGAHGKRGPAGPKGEEGKPGIQGAPGPRGVAGPEGPKGSPGNPGFPGPNGESGEQGPKGEPGKDGLDGKAGETGLPGEAGAPGKMGLPGSPGKPGPEGPAGVQGNTGQPGDKGDIGIQGLPGPQGAPGDQGVHGPQGPPGLRGSPGPAGDVGPPGKPGKAGNPGPNGEAGIRGEKGDRGRRGPKGHRGELGAAGRKGEVGEKGEGGERGTQGPVGPKGEAGPLGPMGQKGNDGPQGLPGLEGPPGPKGAEGQTGPKGDSGPSGPPGPPGPPGELPLLPPELLFQRDSPATPSGRKKREHADGEEEYEDRYKRAVGGKSDDGPKEDLNGKLLDMYSSIYTMRQDLERIKKPQGSKENPVRSCKDLYFGHPQFKDGWYWIDPNLGMPDDAIYVFCNMTGSGETCVYPDLQSSKMPNIPWRKEVGGKEEWYSNMRGASKVTYETVGVVQMTFLRLLSQKAHQNFTFTCVNSAAWYNQRTFNYDQAIKLLGDNEQEFSAKGVRPNVILDGCKNRKGSSKTVFEIRSDKLGQLPIIDFFPVDYGQPHQAFGFEVGPVCFK from the exons ATGGGATCCGGATCGCGGAGTGCGGGCCGCGATCCTTGGCCCACGCTAGCATCCATCGCGGCCATCATCTGCTGGATTAGCTGGATACCTTTGACCGTTCACTCCGCCCTGCCGCCAg ATGCGGCCGATTTGCTGGAAGCCGTAGGCATTAGCCAACTGCCGTTGGGCGTGGTAAACACGACGGGCATTTGCGACCAGCGGGCGAAATCCATCCAGGATGGCGTGCCTGTCTACGGACGGGCCGATCAAGCCTATCGGCTCACCCAGAGAGCCGTTCTCACCGTTTCCACCGCTCAAGTCTTTCAAG AGGGATTCCCCGATGATCTGAGCATCGTGGCGACGTTGAGGCCGGCCCAGGGCATCAACTCTGTTCTCTTCGCCGTCTACAACGACGCCGGCGATGAGCAGTTGGTCGTCTCGGTCGGGAAAACCGTCTCGCTCACCTACCAAGAAGGCGACGACGAAGGCAACAGAAGTCCTCCCATCCAAGTCGATTTTGGCGTTCGGATGAACGACGGAAA GTGGCATCGCCTGGGCATCAGCATCAAGGGCAATGTAGTCACTCTGATCAAAGACTGTGAGCAACAGGTGACTAGGCCATTGCCCAGGCAGGGTCTCAAGTTGAGCAGCTCTGGCATCATTCTCATCGGTCAACAACTTTTGGACGAAAGCTTCTATTCG GGTGATTTGCAACAATTGATTTTGGTTCCATCACCCGAATCGGCATACGAAGTCTGCAAACAGTTTATGCCGGACTGTAGCAAGCCCATCGGCAAGTTTGGTGAGTCCAGCCAAAATGGCGCATCGTCTTCCAACACCAAACGACAACTTCCTTTAAGCGTGACGGCTTCAGCCGGAGCAGAGACGTTGGTCTACGCCCAAGCGCCAAACGGAAGTTTTGTG GAAAATGAAGGATCCGGTGATGGCGTTGGCATCGGTGGCAACAACGGAGGCAACTATTATTTGCCAGGGCCACCTGGACCGAGAGGATATGCCGGCCCTCAAGGCCCGCTCGGTCCTCGTGGTCAAAAGGGTGAGCCCGGACGTGATGGATTGAACGGCAATTTTGGAATTCAAGGTCCGCCCGGACACGTTTTCATGATTCCG TTGAGTCTTCAAGGCAACGAGAAAGGACCAGATGCTCAAGCTGAACAATTTCGCCAGATGCTCTCCCAACACAtg ATGGCTATGCAAGGCTCGCCCGGACCGCAAGGTATGACTGGTATTCACGGCCCCACCGGCCCGCCCGGATCGGAAGGTCAAAAAGGAGAACCCGGTGATACCGGAGAACCG GGTCCTCGAGGTCTTCGTGGCATGATGGGTCTACCTGGACGAGAAGGTAAACGCGGTCGTCCTGGCCGTGATGGCGAGCGCGGTTCAACTGGTCCACCAGGAGTTAAGGGCGAACAAGGCAACCAAGGATTACTGGGATTGCCGGGCGAGAAGGGAGACCGCGGTGAAGTAGGAAACCCCGGAGATGTCGGTCAACCTGGACACGATGGCCAACAAGGTGAAGACGGAGCTGCTGGTTTGCCTGGCATGCCTGGAGAAATGGGCCCGCGTGGATTCCCCGGCCAAAGAGGCTTCCCCGGTCTTCCAGGCCCACCTGGAATCCCTGGAAGTGAGGGTATAACCGGTCCTAAAGGAAACACCGGCCCATCCGGAGGTCCAGGAGCTCCAGGTCAAACAGGACCCAACGGCCCGATTGGGCCACCTGGCCCACAAGGTGTTTTAGGCCCGCCTGGAACTGCCGGCCCCAGAGGAAAACCCGGCTTGCCAGGTTTACCCGGAGCTGATGGCTTGCCTGGACCCTCCGGTAACCCTGGAACTCCTGGATCTAAAGGAGACACTGGAAGCACTGGAGCACAG GGTCCAGTTGGTTTCCCTGGCGTCCGTGGACCGAAAGGTGACCAAGGCGCTCGCGGACCATTGGGCGAGAAAGGTGACAAGGGAGACAAAGGACATGACGGCGAAAAAGGTGACGTCGGCCAAAAGGGCGAACGAGGGCCGCAAGGTCTTCAAGGCACTGCTGGTTTGGAAGGGCCCGAAGGACCGAAAGGTTTCGAAGGTCCGCGAGGTGAGGCTGGACCACCAGGTCCgacgggagaaaaaggaaaattgggCGTACCCGGTTTCCCTGGCTACCCCGGTCCACCCGGCGAGAAGGGAGACAAAGGCACACCTGGACGGCCTGGAACACCCGGCGACAAAGGAGATCGA GGCAACACTGGAACTCCAGGAGAACGTGGAGAGCAGGGTCCGCGA GGTTTCAGAGGATCTCGCGGTCGTACGGGCAAACAAGGCGTGACTGGACCTAAAGGTGACACTGGACAACCCGGCCCACCAGGCACAATCGGAGAGCGGGGTCTGCCGGGAGCTGAAGGAGTCCGAGGTCTTACCGGTCAACAGGGTCTTCCTGGTATTCACGGCAAGGATGGAGTAGCAGGACCACCGGGCGAGCGTGGACCACCA GGTCAACCAGGTGCCGATGGACCTATCGGAGCTCCTGGTGTAGTAGGATTACCGGGTCAGACTGGCGAGGGAGGTCCAACTGGAGAACCCGGAGAAGCAGGACCTCCAGGTGCACCTGGAGAACCTGGACACTCTGGTGACGCTGGCAAAGAAGGTCCCCAAGGCCCGCCTGGACCTCAAGGAAAGCAAGGCCCTATTGGACCTTCGGGATTGCCAGGTTTCCCCGGCGAGAGAGGACTTGCAGGATTAcct GGAATGCCCGGACTTAAAGGAGAAATGGGTCCGGTTGGCCCAGCTGGTCCGGCAGGAGACAAAGGACAACAGGGAGAGTCTGGCAAGGAAGGACCTCCTGGTCCTGAAGGAAGAGCAGGTCAACAGGGAGCTGTTGGACCTTCTGGTGCCAAAGGTGACACG GGAGATCCTGGAATCCCAGGACCCACTGGTAGAGATGGACTTCCAGGACAGCGCGGTTTACCTGGACCACCAGGTCCTATGGGTCCACCAGGAGAAGACGGTGACAAGGGTGAACCTGGTAAACCCGGTGAGAAAGGATTTAAAGGCGGGAAAGGAGATGCT GGACCTCCCGGACCAAACGGCAATCCCGGTTTGCGTGGAGAAGTGGGACCTATCGGCCCGCCCGGTGAGAGAGGCCCTCCTGGTGACATTGGTCGACGAGGTGGTAAAGGAGAAGACGGTCCTCAAGGCCCTGGTGGACCTCCTGGCCCAATTGGAAACCAAGGTCTTCCCGGCCCTGGTGGCACTAAAGGAGAGAAGGGAGATTTCGGTCAAAAGGGTCCCGTCGGTCCTCCTGGAACTCCTGGAGAGCAAGGAGCTACTGGTACTAAAGGTGTTCAAGGTTTGCCCGGCGCTACTGGACCCGAAGGTCCTCAAGGACCTAAAGGTGAAACGGGAAATACTGGACCTCCCGGGCCTCCTGGACAAGATGGAGCTCAC GGTAAAAGAGGACCCGCTGGACCTAAAGGTGAAGAAGGCAAGCCAGGTATTCAAGGAGCACCTGGTCCGCGAGGTGTTGCTGGCCCTGAAGGTCCCAAAGGTAGCCCGGGCAATCCAGGCTTCCCAGGACCAAACGGTGAATCTGGCGAGCAGGGACCGAAAGGAGAACCGGGCAAGGATGGTTTGGACGGCAAAGCGGGCGAGACTGGTCTTCCAGGAGAAGCTGGTGCTCCGGGTAAAATGGGTTTGCCAGGCTCACCCGGTAAACCTGGACCAGAGGGACCTGCCGGCGTTCAAGGCAACACGGGCCAACCTGGAGACAAGGGTGACATTGGCATCCAAGGCTTACCTGGACCTCAAGGTGCGCCAGGAGATCAGGGTGTTCACGGACCCCAAGGACCTCCTGGACTTCGTGGATCACCGGGACCCGCG GGAGATGTTGGACCTCCAGGCAAGCCGGGCAAGGCCGGTAACCCTGGACCGAACGGTGAAGCTGGTATAAGAGGCGAGAAGGGCGATCGCGGCCGAAGAGGACCTAAAGGACATCGCGGAGAATTGGGAGCTGCTGGACGTAAGGGTGAAGTCGGAGAGAAGGGTGAAGGTGGAGAACGTGGTACCCAAGGTCCCGTCGGACCTAAAGGAGAAGCC GGACCCCTCGGACCGATGGGTCAAAAAGGAAACGACGGACCTCAGGGCTTGCCTGGATTGGAGGGACCTCCAGGACCTAAAGGAGCTGAAGGACAGACTG gaCCTAAGGGAGACTCTGGACCTTCTGGACCTCCTGGACCTCCTGGCCCACCGGGCGAATTGCCTCTTCTGCCGCCTGAATTGTTGTTCCAACGAGACAGTCCAGCGACCCCATCCGGTCGAAAGAAGCGCGAACACGCCGACGGTGAAGAAGAGTACGAAGATCGCTACAAGCGCGCAGTTgg TGGCAAGTCGGACGACGGACCCAAAGAGGATTTGAACGGCAAACTGTTGGACATGTACAGTTCGATCTACACGATGCGACAGGACCTGGAGCGTATCAAGAAACCGCAAGGTTCTAAAGAGAATCCGGTTCGTTCGTGCAAGGATTTGTACTTTGGCCATCCCCAGTTCAAAGacg GTTGGTACTGGATCGATCCCAACTTGGGCATGCCGGACGACGCCATTTACGTCTTTTGTAACATGACTGGCTCGGGCGAGACGTGCGTCTACCCGGACCTGCAGTCGTCCAAGATGCCCAACATTCCTTGGCGCAAGGAGGTCGGCGGCAAGGAAGAGTGGTACTCGAACATGCGTGGCGCTTCCAAGGTGACGTACGAAACGGTGGGCGTGGTCCAGATGACCTTCCTGCGCCTCCTGAGTCAAAAAGCCCATCAGAATTTCACCTTCACCTGCGTCAACTCGGCCGCCTGGTACAATCAGCGCACCTTCAATTACGATCAG GCTATCAAACTGCTGGGCGATAACGAACAGGAATTCAGCGCCAAAGGAGTCCGACCCAATGTCATTCTAGACGGATGCAAA AATCGCAAGGGCAGCAGTAAAACCGTGTTTGAAATTCGCAGCGACAAGCTGGGCCAGTTGCCCATTATCGATTTCTTCCCGGTCGATTACGGTCAACCTCACCAGGCCTTTGGGTTCGAAGTCGGTCCCGTCTGTTTCAAATGA
- the LOC124340820 gene encoding nuclear hormone receptor FTZ-F1 beta-like: MNDRPSSSSSGDAGAAPPGPSPAAATAEGGGGGGGWAMVQDSNGPAGPDTIQHHDQSPFVTHSSHRNSSGQYHHNNHHHHHQHNSLHVYHQPHLIKGGMSNGLGDLEAPQQQQHFHQHHHEAESDADEEVRSLDLPAQVGIDLRSKRVGSTEALDRERPMSWEGELSDQEVSQMDQQELPSGPLLNACPSAAETSAATDSGPSPPQQPPPPLPAQTTALAAMAGLKTEPIHEEEAEEELDEDEHEMEGIQSAGPGSPQPMCTNAGEENEADCGGGHPHLVMPPPSLSFHHHLQQQQQQQQQQHQATPTAEIKTELPWNAGDCGQLKAEPSGCIRPSPPLLTSVGGTAIPAAVVSSANTTATTGTTTTPSSAANGGSTPSAVARPTFGEAFTGHTPLASPLTSRHPIRLPLSAVSGGLPHPPTPSPDSAIHSAYYSPTASPGQSRHRSGSGLSSPYSHRASPSLSRNNSDASQYSVHSQYGGSQYSYSSAPSPLSPSPAQSPVQPRHMAMLSAAGYGLPGRSGPGGGLVGGCNNSSNGEFPPSPLLYRHGIPGPFPGATPAGSLPGVRDLEIKSEPAGAAGHHHNHHHHHQHQHQHQHQQHPSGGLGLSSHETQDDNSRGEGSGEEKSGLNPSDLAQHTASLAAQAGISRQQLINSPCPICGDKISGFHYGIFSCESCKGFFKRTVQNKKNYVCLRGAACPVTIATRKKCPACRFEKCLNTGMKLEAIREDRTRGGRSTYQCTYAVPSGSGASTGLVGGDPSVGGSSSTGNGGGSSGGKVLLTPNGDSSSSRSMDSSEWSSSPPSATPAGGGGAHSHHHHHHHGHGHHNNHHSNNHHLLLHHQHPHHPSNSSAAVPQLLLEIMNVEHLWHCNESDGAAAAGGQQHRSNSGGGAASSSSSSSGKSTTAHNNGDGGGNNHSNGNSGGGGGTAAEGDSVSSLCSIADHRLYKIVKWCKSLPLFKNIQIDDQISLLINTWCELLLFACCFRSVATPGEIRISHGKSITLEQARALGLSSCIERMIHFTDHLRRLRVDQFEYAAMKVIILLSSDTSGLKESESVRSSQESVLKALQQYTLSHYPDVPSKFGELLLRIPELERTCQVGKDMLTVKREGDGQGFNLLMELLRGDH; encoded by the exons ATGAATGAccggccgtcgtcgtcgtcatccggcGACGCCGGCGCTGCTCCTCCCGGTCCCTCACCTGCCGCCGCCACTgccgaaggaggaggaggaggaggaggttgggcCATGGTGCAAGACTCGAATGGACCGGCTGGACCGGACACGATCCAGCATCACGACCAATCGCCTTTCGTGACCCACAGTAGTCATCGGAATAGCAGCGGCCAATATCATCACaacaaccaccaccatcaccaccaacaCAACAGCCTCCATGTCTATCATCAGCCTCACCTTATCAAAG GTGGAATGTCGAACGGACTGGGCGATCTGGAGGCgccgcaacagcagcaacacttCCATCAGCATCACCACGAGGCGGAATCGGACGCCGACGAAGAAGTCAGGAGCCTCGATTTGCCCG CTCAAGTGGGCATCGATTTGCGGAGTAAACGGGTCGGATCGACCGAGGCGCTGGACAGGGAACGGCCCATGTCGTGGGAGGGCGAATTGTCGGACCAGGAGGTCAGCCAAATGGACCAGCAGGAATTGCCTTCGGGCCCTTTGCTGAACGCCTGTCCATCGGCCGCCGAAACGTCAGCAGCGACGGACAGCGGACCCAGCCCACCCCAACAGCCGCCGCCTCCCCTTCCGGCCCAGACGACggcgttggcagcgatggccGGACTCAAGACGGAGCCCATCCACGAGGAGGAGGCCGAGGAGGAACTGGACGAGGATGAGCACGAAATGGAAGGCATCCAGTCGGCCGGGCCGGGCAGCCCACAGCCCATGTGCACCAACGCCGGAGAGGAGAATGAAGCGGATTGCGGAGGAGGTCACCCACATCTGGTCATGCCGCCGCCCTCCTTGTCGTTTCACCACCacctccaacaacaacaacagcagcagcaacaacaacatcaggcgACGCCGACGGCCGAAATCAAGACGGAACTGCCCTGGAATGCGGGCGATTGCGGGCAGCTGAAGGCGGAACCGTCGGGTTGCATCCGCCCCAGCCCGCCGCTTCTGACGTCAGTCGGAGGGACTGCCATTCCGGCGGCGGTGGTTTCTAGTGCCAACACGACGGCGACGAcgggaacgacgacgacgccgtcCAGCGCAGCCAATGGCGGATCGACTCCGTCAGCCGTAGCGAGGCCGACCTTCGGCGAAGCCTTTACCGGTCACACTCCGCTGGCCAGCCCGCTGACGAGTCGTCATCCCATTCGATTGCCATTATCCGCCGTTTCCG GAGGTCTTCCACATCCGCCGACGCCTTCGCCCGACTCGGCCATCCATTCTGCCTATTACTCACCGACGGCCAGTCCGGGCCAATCGCGGCACCGCTCGGGCAGTGGGTTGAGCTCGCCTTATTCGCACCGGGCCAGCCCGTCGCTGTCGCGCAATAATTCCGACGCCTCCCAATACTCTGTCCACTCGCAATACGGCGGATCGCAGTACAGCTACAGCTCGGCACCCTCACCCCTCAGCCCGTCACCCGCTCAATCGCCCGTTCAGCCCAGGCACATGGCCATGCTGTCGGCCGCCGGATACGGACTCCCTGGACGATCTGGCCCAGGAGGAGGACTCGTCGGCggctgcaacaacagcagcaacggcgAATTCCCGCCCTCGCCGCTCCTCTACCGGCACGGCATTCCCGGACCCTTTCCCGGCGCCACTCCGGCCGGATCACTGCCCGGCGTTCGAGACTTGGAGATCAAAAGCGAGCCGGCTGGTGCTGCCGGCCATCATCacaaccatcaccaccaccaccagcaccaacatcagcatcagcatcagcagcatcCGTCTGGCGGATTGGGGCTGTCGTCCCACGAGACGCAGGACGACAACAGCCGCGGTGAGGGATCTGGCGAGGAGAAGAGCGGATTGAATCCGTCTGATCTGGCCCAGCACACGGCGTCGTtggcggcccaggcgggcatTTCCCGGCAGCAGCTGATCAACAGCCCGTGCCCGATCTGCGGCGACAAGATTTCCGGCTTCCATTACGGCATCTTCTCGTGCGAGAGCTGCAAGGGATTCTTCAAGCGGACGGTGCAGAACAAGAAGAACTACGTCTGCCTCCGCGGCGCCGCCTGTCCCGTCACCATCGCCACACGCAAAAAGTGTCCGGCCTGTCGATTTGAAAAGTGCCTCAACACCGGCATGAAACTGGAAG CCATCCGCGAGGATCGAACTCGAGGCGGACGGAGTACTTACCAGTGTACTTATGCCGTGCCCAGCGGGTCGGGAGCGTCGACGGGTCTTGTGGGCGGCGATCCGTCGGTGGGCGGTTCTTCCTCGACTGGAAACGGAGGTGGAAGCAGTGGAGGCAAAGTCCTGCTGACGCCCAACggcgacagcagcagctccaggTCGATGGATTCATCCGAGTGGAGCTCGTCGCCTCCGTCGGCCACTCCGGCCGGAGGTGGTGGTGCCCACtcgcatcaccaccaccaccaccacggccACGGCCATCACAACAACCACCACAGCAACAACCACCACCTGCTGCTGCACCACCAGCATCCGCACCATCCCAGCAACTCGTCGGCGGCCGTTCCGCAGCTCCTCCTCGAAATTATGAACGTGGAGCATTTGTGGCACTGCAACGAGTCGGAcggagcggcggcggcgggcgGCCAGCAGCATCGCAGCAACAGCGGCGGAGGGGCCGCGtcttcctcttcatcttcttccggcAAGTCGACGACGGCCCACAACAACGGCGACGGCGGAGGCAACAATCACAGCAACGGCaacagtggtggtggtggtgggacgGCCGCCGAAGGCGATTCCGTCTCGAGTTTGTGCAGCATCGCCGACCACCGCCTCTACAAGATCGTCAAGTGGTGCAAAAGTCTTCCCCTCTTCAAAAACATCCAG ATTGACGATCAGATTTCGCTGTTGATCAACACGTGGTGCGAGCTGTTGCTGTTTGCCTGTTGCTTCCGCTCGGTGGCCACTCCGGGCGAGATCCGCATTTCCCACGGCAAGTCCATCACCCTGGAACAGGCCCGCGCCCTGGGCCTCAGCTCTTGCATCGAGCGCATGATCCACTTTACCGACCACTTGCGGAGGCTCCGCGTCGACCAGTTTGAATACGCCGCCATGAAGGTTATCATCCTCTTGTCTTCCG ACACGAGCGGACTGAAGGAATCGGAAAGCGTTCGCAGTTCGCAGGAGTCGGTGCTCAAAGCCTTGCAGCAGTACACCCTGTCGCACTATCCGGACGTGCCTTCCAAATTTGGCGAACTTTTGCTCCGGATACCCGAGCTGGAACGCACTTGCCAG GTTGGCAAAGACATGCTGACCGTTAAACGCGAGGGAGACGGCCAAGGATTCAATTTGTTGATGGAACTCCTTCGCGGAGATCATTGA